GGTAGATCGTCCTGGGGAGGGCATAGTTCCCAAGATTACCGATTTTGGTCTGAGCAAGCTCGCCGAAATTCAGGGAGAAGGTTCAGAATTTGCCAATAGCTTTGCAGGAGGAACGGTACAGTACAGTTCGCCGGAACAATTAAAGGGTCAACCCCTAAAGTTCAACACGGATCTCTGGAGTTTTGGGGTAATCGTAAATGAGGTATTTACAAACAATTCCCTTTTTGATGTTAAAGGACACAGCTCCGCCAGTGTGGAATGGCAAAGTGAAATTATGCAACAGATCCTTCATAAGGATTTGGATTCGGAATTGGACAACCTCCCTGAACCCTGGAAGAAAGTTGCCAAACAATGCCTACGGCGGGATAACAAAAAACGGGTAATCAGTGGTGAAGCCTTGTTGGAGGAGCTGCCCGAGGGCCTAAGAAGTCCAGGCCTTTCCCCTACTCCAGAAGAGGAAGAAGATGCCGGTACCGTTCTATTGGGAACAATGCCTCCGGATACGCCCCAGGATGGTACGGCCATACAAGCAAAAGGGGAAAGCCAAGCCAAAACGGTTGCCAAACCCTCTTCCAAAAGCAAAAAAGGCATCTTCATTGGTGGGGCGGTTGTATTGGCCCTATTGGCAGTAGGCACCTACTATTTTCTTGGCCGATCGGTAACTCCAATTTCATTGGCCAGGGTTGAATTGAATGGCAAAACGGCCTTTCTTGACATCAAGGGAAAGAAAGTCATCCCATTTGAATACGATGAGGGATTTGGATTTTCCAATGGATTGGCACCCGTACAAAAGAATGGAAAATGGATATATATTGATACGGAAGGAAACCCAGCCTTTGAGAAGCAATATGATTTTGCAGCCCCTTTTTCAGAAAACCTTGCGGTTGTCCGGGAGGGGAACCAATGGGGCTACATCAAAGCGGACGGGACCTTTGCGATAGCACCAAAATTCAATTTGGCCGGATCGTTTGCCAATGGGTTCGCGGCCGTACAACTCCAGGGAAAATGGGGGTATATTGATTCCAAAGGGAACCTCTTTATCGAGCCCCAATTTGATGTGGCCCTGGAGTTTTCGGAAGGACTGGCTGCTGTTAAAA
The sequence above is a segment of the Muricauda sp. SCSIO 64092 genome. Coding sequences within it:
- a CDS encoding WG repeat-containing protein; translated protein: MTRQEFQKRYHYNNREHKIGGGSFGTVYKAYDRVLDRHVAIKVSEVKQLQGKEVSLQVEFDAIKSLAKHPNIANYESVHRFEDGPGIFDYAIMQYYPLGNLSNFIKKHDLDEEQKGKILIQILEGLAYLHHKKVVHRDIKPGNILVVDRPGEGIVPKITDFGLSKLAEIQGEGSEFANSFAGGTVQYSSPEQLKGQPLKFNTDLWSFGVIVNEVFTNNSLFDVKGHSSASVEWQSEIMQQILHKDLDSELDNLPEPWKKVAKQCLRRDNKKRVISGEALLEELPEGLRSPGLSPTPEEEEDAGTVLLGTMPPDTPQDGTAIQAKGESQAKTVAKPSSKSKKGIFIGGAVVLALLAVGTYYFLGRSVTPISLARVELNGKTAFLDIKGKKVIPFEYDEGFGFSNGLAPVQKNGKWIYIDTEGNPAFEKQYDFAAPFSENLAVVREGNQWGYIKADGTFAIAPKFNLAGSFANGFAAVQLQGKWGYIDSKGNLFIEPQFDVALEFSEGLAAVKKGNLWGYVNSLGSIAIPFDFDSANPFSNGLAAVSQKDNHFFIDKKGGQAISTEYQMLGNFSESLAAAMTANGWGYIDRSGKFMISDIYESAGVFSNGLAPVKRNNKWGFINTKGEPQIDFIYDYADNFSRLEN